A portion of the Punica granatum isolate Tunisia-2019 chromosome 7, ASM765513v2, whole genome shotgun sequence genome contains these proteins:
- the LOC116213205 gene encoding transcription factor MYB8-like has translation MGRQPCCEKVGLKRGPWTIDEDHKLMNFILNNGIHCWRTVPKLAGLLRCGKSCRLRWINYLRPDLKRGDFTEEEEDQIIQLHSSLGNRWSKIASNFPGRTDNEIKNHWNTRIKKRLKQLGIDPLTHMPIEKTEENNRSSIVHNNEKTAAESLSFPLEEGSSDGKIPTLVCEVSREDISLEVEHRKRVDEVELLLDEDSNDLLNNYAALCGNNSLLLGEGLFQDTKYTNPSMTSQSCSVSVGDSINNSYTASASESIQSILEDSLSIGNSNSLQQWPVEGSVDSIFSWDDFDYLEQGDFSFF, from the exons ATGGGAAGACAACCTTGCTGCGAAAAGGTCGGATTGAAGCGTGGTCCTTGGACCATAGATGAGGATCACAAGCTCATGAACTTCATCCTTAACAATGGCATTCATTGCTGGAGAACGGTCCCTAAGCTTGCAG GTCTACTGAGATGCGGGAAGAGTTGCCGGTTAAGATGGATTAATTATCTGAGGCCGGACCTTAAGAGAGGTGACTtcactgaagaagaagaagaccaaATAATTCAACTTCATTCGAGTCTTGGCAACAG GTGGTCCAAGATAGCTTCAAATTTTCCTGGCCGCACTGATAATGAAATCAAGAACCACTGGAACACGAGAATCAAGAAGAGATTAAAGCAACTTGGAATAGACCCTCTTACGCACATGCCTATTGAGAAGACGGAAGAGAACAACAGGTCTAGTATTGTCCATAACAATGAGAAAACAGCAGCGGAGTCGCTGTCATTTCCCCTCGAAGAAGGAAGCTCGGACGGGAAGATACCCACTTTGGTTTGCGAAGTGAGTAGGGAAGATATTTCACTGGAAGTAGAGCATAGAAAGAGAGTCGATGAGGTTGAATTGTTATTGGATGAAGACAGCAACGATCTATTGAATAACTACGCAGCATTATGTGGGAACAACAGCTTATTGCTCGGCGAGGGATTATTTCAGGACACCAAATATACTAATCCTTCAATGACGTCCCAAAGCTGTTCGGTGTCGGTTGGAGATTCTATCAACAATTCATATACGGCTTCTGCAAGCGAGTCAATACAGTCCATCCTAGAGGATAGCCTCAGTATTGGTAACAGTAACAGTCTGCAGCAATGGCCCGTTGAGGGCTCCGTTGACTCGATCTTCAGTTGGGATGATTTCGATTACTTAGAGCAGGGGGACTTTTCCTTCTTCTAG